The following proteins come from a genomic window of Deltaproteobacteria bacterium IMCC39524:
- a CDS encoding MFS transporter, producing the protein MTQQVSRTATLLVVCTAHFLMPFMMSAVGVALPAIGRDFNASAMQLGLVETTYVLSASIFLLAMGRMGDIYGRRRIFQYGIVVFTLAGGLLSQAWSIESMIVMRFLQGMGGSMVMATTFAIVVSVFPAEERGKALGIAVASVYAGISCGPFFGGALVTAFGWRSIFYLAVPLGLVTFAVSCAKLRGEWAEAKGEPFDWRGSLVYAAAILLLICGASKLDKGLWAWLLALCGTGGLIHFLILESHTEFPVLNVNLLRSNRVFAFSNLAAMLNYAATFGVTFFLSLYLQYVKGLNPREAGTILIIQPIVQAAFSPLCGRLADRFSAATVATIGMGLCAAGLAIAASITATTSILLVMVMLATLGLGFALFSSPNISVIMGSVPPRYLGVASGLNSTMRTLGMMGSMTIITIIFSIFMADQAVTTQTQPQFLASMHTALVTFSALCIVGIFFSIARIKKQPDPK; encoded by the coding sequence ATGACACAGCAGGTCTCCAGAACAGCGACCCTCCTGGTCGTCTGCACCGCCCACTTCTTGATGCCCTTCATGATGTCTGCGGTCGGGGTTGCACTGCCTGCTATCGGCCGTGATTTCAACGCCAGTGCCATGCAGCTAGGGCTGGTGGAAACCACTTATGTCCTTTCGGCGTCGATTTTCCTCTTAGCCATGGGCCGTATGGGCGACATCTACGGCCGCCGCCGCATCTTCCAGTACGGTATCGTCGTCTTTACCCTCGCCGGAGGACTGCTCTCCCAGGCCTGGTCGATTGAATCGATGATTGTCATGCGCTTTTTACAGGGCATGGGCGGTTCCATGGTTATGGCGACCACCTTCGCTATCGTCGTTTCCGTTTTCCCTGCCGAAGAACGCGGCAAGGCCCTCGGTATCGCCGTAGCCAGCGTCTACGCTGGCATATCCTGCGGGCCCTTTTTCGGTGGGGCGCTGGTCACCGCTTTCGGTTGGCGTTCCATTTTCTATCTGGCCGTTCCGCTCGGCTTGGTCACTTTCGCCGTTTCCTGCGCCAAGCTGCGCGGCGAATGGGCCGAAGCCAAAGGAGAACCTTTCGACTGGCGCGGTAGCCTGGTTTACGCAGCTGCAATTCTGCTATTGATCTGCGGAGCCTCGAAATTGGACAAAGGTCTATGGGCCTGGCTGCTGGCTTTGTGCGGTACAGGGGGCTTGATCCACTTTCTGATTCTTGAATCGCACACCGAGTTCCCTGTTCTCAATGTCAACCTGTTGCGTAGCAACCGGGTGTTTGCCTTCTCCAACCTGGCGGCCATGCTCAATTACGCCGCAACGTTCGGGGTCACTTTTTTCCTGAGCCTCTACCTGCAATACGTCAAAGGCTTGAACCCCCGCGAGGCAGGAACCATTCTCATCATTCAACCAATCGTGCAGGCGGCCTTCTCACCACTCTGCGGACGACTCGCCGACCGTTTCTCCGCAGCCACCGTGGCGACCATAGGTATGGGCCTTTGTGCTGCCGGCCTCGCCATCGCCGCCAGTATCACGGCCACAACTTCGATATTGCTGGTCATGGTGATGCTGGCAACCCTGGGTCTTGGCTTTGCGCTCTTTTCCTCACCCAACATCAGCGTCATCATGGGCAGCGTGCCTCCCCGCTACCTTGGTGTCGCCTCCGGCCTCAACAGCACCATGCGCACCCTGGGCATGATGGGCAGCATGACGATTATCACCATCATCTTTTCAATCTTCATGGCTGACCAAGCCGTGACCACGCAGACTCAACCCCAGTTCCTCGCCAGCATGCACACTGCACTCGTAACCTTCTCGGCCCTCTGCATCGTCGGCATCTTCTTCTCAATTGCCCGCATTAAAAAGCAACCGGACCCGAAATAA
- a CDS encoding inositol monophosphatase family protein translates to MNRTPLTEQNIAEALSFAKQGVRGAGEIALRYFRQTLAVDNKLGKGSFDPVTQADREVEAYLREELTRYCPDFGVIGEEDGATPGTTEVNWIVDPIDGTKAFISGFPTWGILVGLQQEDRVLVGLMYQPATGELFYGSAAGAFLEGKGQTLAMQSRQQVRLAEALLYCTHESMFANQDNLAAFRRVSEKARLQRFGGDCYSYCMLALGQVDLVVEDTLQPYDIVPLIPIIEAAGGVITDADGKTPIGGGFVVAAANKELHKEVMALL, encoded by the coding sequence ATGAACAGGACCCCTTTGACAGAACAGAATATTGCCGAGGCCTTGAGCTTTGCGAAACAGGGTGTGCGTGGTGCCGGTGAAATTGCCCTGCGTTATTTCCGTCAAACACTCGCTGTGGACAACAAGCTCGGCAAAGGCAGCTTCGATCCTGTGACCCAGGCAGATCGAGAAGTTGAGGCTTATCTGCGTGAAGAGCTGACTCGCTACTGCCCTGATTTCGGGGTGATCGGCGAAGAGGACGGGGCAACGCCCGGGACCACGGAGGTCAACTGGATCGTCGATCCGATCGACGGTACCAAAGCGTTTATCAGCGGTTTTCCAACCTGGGGGATACTGGTCGGTTTGCAGCAGGAAGACCGGGTTCTTGTCGGGCTTATGTATCAACCGGCAACGGGGGAGCTTTTTTACGGCAGTGCCGCCGGAGCTTTTTTAGAAGGTAAGGGCCAGACGCTCGCCATGCAGTCACGGCAGCAGGTTCGCCTCGCAGAGGCACTCCTCTATTGCACCCACGAGAGCATGTTCGCCAACCAGGACAACCTGGCAGCGTTTCGCAGGGTCTCTGAGAAAGCGCGTCTGCAACGTTTTGGCGGCGATTGCTATTCCTACTGCATGTTGGCGCTCGGCCAGGTCGACCTGGTGGTTGAGGATACCCTGCAACCCTACGACATCGTGCCGCTGATTCCGATTATAGAGGCCGCAGGGGGCGTGATCACCGATGCTGACGGCAAGACACCGATCGGCGGTGGCTTTGTGGTTGCTGCGGCCAACAAGGAATTGCATAAAGAGGTTATGGCTCTGCTCTGA
- the queF gene encoding NADPH-dependent 7-cyano-7-deazaguanine reductase QueF (Catalyzes the NADPH-dependent reduction of 7-cyano-7-deazaguanine (preQ0) to 7-aminomethyl-7-deazaguanine (preQ1) in queuosine biosynthesis): MNEFEDNLPLGKATTYTSEYDPGLLCPIPRQLKRDELGLSDDLPFRGVDIWNAYELSWLTPQGKPVVAMGEFRIPCESSNLIESKSIKLYLNSFNQTRFDDFEAVRALISQDLGGAAGAPVDVRLMAAAEFAAEKFATLPGECIDDLDIEVDNYALDEELLNAAADAGTLVDETLHSHLLKSNCLVTSQPDWGSVLIHYQGAKINQEALLRYLISFRQHDEFHEQCVERIYNDLMRFCQPEKLTVYARYTRRGGLDINPYRSNFEFDVENLRLARQ, from the coding sequence ATGAATGAATTTGAAGACAATCTTCCACTGGGGAAAGCTACGACCTACACCTCGGAGTACGATCCCGGTCTGCTTTGCCCAATCCCTCGCCAACTGAAGCGCGATGAGCTTGGCTTGTCTGATGATTTACCGTTTCGCGGTGTGGATATCTGGAACGCTTATGAACTCTCCTGGTTGACCCCTCAGGGAAAACCGGTGGTTGCCATGGGTGAGTTCCGTATCCCCTGCGAATCGTCCAACCTGATCGAATCGAAATCGATCAAGCTCTATCTCAACTCGTTTAACCAGACCCGTTTCGACGATTTTGAAGCAGTGCGTGCCCTGATCAGTCAGGATCTTGGAGGCGCCGCCGGTGCGCCGGTTGATGTCCGATTAATGGCTGCCGCAGAGTTTGCCGCAGAAAAATTTGCGACATTGCCTGGGGAGTGCATCGATGATCTTGATATTGAGGTCGATAATTACGCTCTGGATGAAGAACTTCTTAACGCCGCTGCAGATGCAGGGACGCTGGTTGACGAAACGCTGCATAGCCATCTTCTGAAAAGCAACTGTCTGGTGACCAGTCAGCCCGATTGGGGGAGTGTCCTGATTCATTATCAGGGTGCGAAAATCAACCAGGAGGCTTTGCTGCGTTACCTGATCTCCTTCCGCCAACATGATGAATTTCACGAACAGTGCGTTGAACGGATTTACAACGACCTGATGCGTTTCTGCCAGCCGGAGAAGCTGACAGTCTACGCTCGCTACACGCGCCGGGGAGGTCTGGATATCAATCCCTATCGCAGTAACTTCGAGTTCGATGTGGAGAATTTGCGGCTGGCTCGGCAATAG
- a CDS encoding M48 family metallopeptidase, whose translation MKFTPKHIDENLNVSKTHPLAELAWLVGGMLLLALVFYLVLGVTADLAVAKIPIKAEVWLGEPFVDSFEANEDEALRRRLQRLLDNLPADSPLHQYTFTVQLVKNEEVNALALPGGHIVVFSGLVEQAESENELAMVLAHELGHFAHRDHLKRLGRGLGLTVAAMLVFGEDSAISRLVSNLFLVTESSYSRQQESDADRFGLELLVNSFGHAGGATDFFARVGKKAGRRVPYLLASHPHPEDRIEELQSLIRENGYPVEKNAPLGDDLLSETEPEQEAETAVDQ comes from the coding sequence GTGAAATTCACCCCGAAACATATCGACGAAAATCTTAATGTCTCGAAAACCCATCCTCTGGCTGAACTGGCCTGGCTGGTCGGTGGCATGCTGCTGCTGGCCCTGGTCTTTTATCTGGTCCTCGGCGTTACCGCCGATCTGGCCGTAGCAAAAATTCCGATCAAGGCAGAAGTCTGGCTCGGTGAGCCTTTCGTCGATTCCTTTGAGGCCAACGAGGATGAGGCCTTGCGGCGTCGTTTGCAAAGGCTGCTCGATAACCTGCCCGCAGATTCGCCTCTGCACCAGTACACCTTCACAGTGCAGTTGGTGAAAAACGAGGAGGTTAACGCTCTGGCTCTGCCCGGTGGCCATATCGTGGTTTTCTCCGGCCTGGTGGAACAGGCTGAGTCGGAAAATGAGCTGGCCATGGTGCTGGCTCACGAGTTGGGCCACTTTGCCCATCGCGATCACCTCAAACGCCTGGGGCGTGGTCTAGGTTTGACCGTTGCGGCCATGTTGGTGTTTGGCGAAGACAGCGCAATCAGTCGCCTGGTGAGTAACCTTTTCCTGGTCACCGAAAGCAGCTATTCGCGCCAGCAGGAATCAGACGCAGACCGCTTCGGTCTAGAGCTGTTGGTGAACAGCTTTGGACACGCCGGAGGCGCAACGGATTTCTTCGCCCGGGTGGGCAAGAAGGCCGGTCGCCGCGTTCCTTACTTGCTGGCTTCACACCCGCACCCGGAAGACCGGATTGAAGAGTTGCAAAGTCTGATTCGTGAAAATGGTTACCCTGTTGAAAAGAACGCACCGCTTGGGGACGACCTTTTGAGTGAAACTGAGCCTGAACAAGAAGCCGAGACTGCGGTCGATCAATGA